A genomic segment from Luteolibacter ambystomatis encodes:
- a CDS encoding efflux transporter outer membrane subunit, with amino-acid sequence MKPVLLLPLAATFALTACKVGPNFQFPNLSGGSKWKESSVSHNARLPDDWWRLFGDAELTRLINRSLAANNDLAAAKSRLDTSRALVGLDRARLFPTLDLSGSGGISRQSSDSVTSNVPSAFASSIPLENQRYRSTFNLAYDPDLWGRNKRAVEASSAEADASAALVDAQRLGIAAEVARQYFLLRGLDAQEGVLQATLKTRKQSLDIQKSKTDAGLTDGIATSSARTELELANNDLASVQRQRGAAEHALAVLCGTTPSSFSVSHRGPSGSMPSIRPGLPADVLARRPDVRASEQKLRAANARIGVAQAAFYPNFSLSADAGFESLDITRFLNWENRVLSLGANVAAPIFDAGTNKSNYAAARSRYDEAMAAHRQTLLVALREVEDALVDLKGLAASRRSLDAALTSARDTKRLTQERYDKGLTSYLDVVETDRTVLRVELALAQVDSQQRITLAALAKALGGGWSGK; translated from the coding sequence TTCCAGTTTCCGAACCTCTCCGGCGGCAGCAAGTGGAAGGAGTCATCGGTTTCGCACAACGCGCGGTTGCCCGATGACTGGTGGCGTCTCTTCGGCGATGCGGAACTCACCCGCCTGATCAACCGCTCGCTGGCGGCGAACAACGACCTCGCTGCCGCCAAGTCGCGCCTCGATACCTCGCGGGCGCTGGTGGGACTCGACCGCGCGCGCTTGTTTCCCACACTCGATCTCAGTGGTTCAGGTGGGATCTCACGGCAGTCGTCGGATTCGGTCACCTCGAACGTTCCCTCTGCCTTTGCCTCTTCGATCCCGCTGGAGAACCAACGCTATCGATCCACTTTCAATCTCGCCTACGATCCCGACCTGTGGGGCCGCAACAAGCGCGCGGTGGAAGCGTCCTCCGCCGAGGCCGATGCAAGCGCCGCGCTGGTGGATGCGCAGCGTCTCGGCATCGCCGCGGAGGTGGCCCGCCAGTATTTCCTGCTGCGCGGACTCGATGCGCAGGAAGGCGTGCTGCAGGCCACGCTCAAGACCCGTAAGCAGTCGCTGGACATCCAGAAGAGCAAGACCGACGCGGGCCTGACGGATGGCATCGCCACCTCCAGCGCCCGCACCGAGCTGGAGCTTGCCAACAACGATCTCGCCTCCGTGCAGCGCCAGCGCGGCGCGGCGGAGCACGCGCTCGCCGTGCTCTGCGGCACCACGCCCTCCAGCTTCTCCGTCTCCCATCGCGGTCCCTCAGGTTCGATGCCCTCAATCCGCCCGGGCCTTCCAGCCGATGTTTTGGCACGCCGCCCGGACGTCCGCGCGTCCGAACAAAAGCTGCGTGCCGCCAACGCCCGCATCGGCGTGGCGCAGGCCGCGTTCTATCCGAACTTCAGCCTCTCCGCGGATGCGGGTTTCGAGTCGCTGGACATCACCCGCTTCCTCAACTGGGAAAACCGCGTGCTCTCGCTGGGCGCGAACGTAGCCGCACCGATCTTCGACGCGGGCACCAACAAGTCGAATTACGCCGCAGCCCGCAGCCGCTACGATGAAGCGATGGCCGCCCATCGCCAGACGCTGCTCGTGGCCTTGCGTGAGGTGGAGGATGCCCTTGTCGATTTGAAGGGCCTCGCCGCCTCCCGCCGCTCGCTGGACGCCGCGCTCACCAGTGCGCGCGACACCAAGCGTCTGACACAGGAGCGCTACGACAAAGGACTCACCAGCTATCTCGATGTGGTCGAAACCGACCGCACCGTGCTGCGCGTGGAGCTCGCGCTCGCCCAGGTGGATTCCCAACAGCGCATCACTCTCGCCGCGCTGGCCAAGGCTCTCGGCGGTGGCTGGAGCGGGAAATGA
- a CDS encoding class I SAM-dependent methyltransferase — MNTPLTQKSTTTEIRERFDQDVERFSNLETGQSATMDAPLVLELVANTAALHLQPGAAVLDLGCGAGNFTLRVMQEVGPVASHLVDLSQPMLDRAEERVRAAGAVSVATTASDLRDLDFAENSFDCILAGAVLHHLREDADWRDVFAKLHRWLKPGGRLYVADLVDFDSPEVRTLMWDRYGCYLEGLGGPEYRQKVLAYIDKEDSPRSLPFQLELLRACGFSSYDVLHRISVFACYFCTK, encoded by the coding sequence ATGAACACGCCGCTCACGCAGAAGTCCACCACCACCGAGATCCGCGAACGCTTCGACCAGGATGTCGAGCGCTTCAGCAATCTCGAAACCGGCCAATCCGCCACCATGGACGCGCCGCTGGTGCTGGAACTCGTCGCCAACACGGCCGCACTCCATCTCCAGCCGGGTGCGGCGGTGCTCGATCTCGGCTGTGGTGCCGGGAACTTCACGCTGCGGGTGATGCAGGAGGTCGGACCGGTGGCGAGCCACCTCGTGGACCTCAGCCAACCGATGCTGGACCGTGCGGAGGAACGCGTCCGTGCCGCCGGCGCGGTCTCAGTGGCAACCACCGCCTCCGATCTGCGCGATCTCGATTTCGCGGAAAACTCCTTCGACTGCATCCTCGCGGGAGCCGTGCTCCATCACCTGCGCGAGGACGCGGACTGGCGGGATGTCTTCGCCAAACTCCACCGCTGGCTCAAGCCGGGCGGTCGCCTCTATGTCGCGGATCTCGTGGACTTCGATTCACCGGAAGTCCGCACGCTGATGTGGGACCGCTACGGGTGCTACCTCGAAGGTCTCGGTGGTCCGGAATACCGGCAGAAGGTGCTCGCCTACATCGACAAGGAGGACTCTCCGCGTTCGCTTCCGTTTCAACTGGAACTGCTCAGAGCCTGCGGCTTCTCCAGCTATGACGTGCTGCACCGCATCAGCGTCTTCGCGTGCTATTTCTGCACGAAGTAA
- a CDS encoding type IV pilus twitching motility protein PilT has translation MPAVFDFVHSAFSAGATDLLIAEDQSPRVRINGELLVFEHEPLNRKCLEDFWRDCNTDPASDYESDLSWIAPDGSRLRVNLYQSLGKLCAVLRPIKRYVGDFHELGLPQELLMNWLSHRSGLIVVSGPTGSGKSTTIASCLDWINHHYRRHIVTIEDPVEYIFENDLSHFSQRELGGDTKSFPHALRTALRQSPDIIFLGEIRDEDTAQVALRAAETGHLVLSTLHSPGATETLERLSNLYPDGQRESSLQLLSSHLVGVLCQRLLPSTSGTLHLVCESLQNEAAVREWVRNRQTAEIRDFLTRTETPGNVSMLRALTHAAIHGHISPATARAAAPNSQDLDRALRGYV, from the coding sequence ATGCCCGCCGTTTTCGATTTCGTCCACAGTGCCTTCAGCGCCGGAGCCACCGACCTCCTGATCGCGGAAGACCAGTCGCCCCGCGTCCGGATCAACGGCGAGCTGCTGGTGTTCGAACACGAGCCCCTGAACCGCAAGTGCCTGGAGGACTTCTGGCGCGATTGCAACACCGACCCCGCCTCCGACTACGAGTCCGACCTGAGCTGGATCGCCCCGGACGGCTCGCGGCTGCGGGTGAACCTCTACCAGTCGCTCGGCAAACTCTGCGCGGTGCTGCGCCCCATCAAACGCTACGTCGGTGATTTCCACGAGCTCGGCCTGCCTCAGGAACTGCTCATGAACTGGCTGTCCCACCGCAGCGGCCTGATCGTGGTCAGCGGACCCACCGGTTCCGGCAAGTCCACCACCATCGCAAGCTGTCTGGACTGGATCAACCACCACTACCGCCGCCACATCGTCACCATCGAGGACCCGGTGGAATACATCTTCGAAAACGACCTCTCGCACTTCTCCCAGCGCGAACTGGGGGGCGACACCAAGTCTTTCCCGCACGCGCTGCGCACCGCGCTCCGCCAGAGCCCGGACATCATCTTCCTCGGGGAAATCCGCGATGAGGACACCGCCCAGGTCGCCCTGCGGGCCGCGGAAACCGGCCACTTGGTTCTCTCCACCCTCCACAGCCCCGGGGCGACCGAAACCTTGGAGCGACTCAGCAACCTCTACCCGGACGGCCAGCGCGAATCCTCGCTGCAACTGCTCTCCAGCCACCTCGTCGGCGTCCTCTGCCAGCGACTGCTACCCTCCACCAGCGGCACGCTCCACCTTGTCTGCGAATCGCTGCAGAACGAAGCCGCCGTGCGCGAATGGGTCCGCAACCGCCAGACGGCGGAGATCCGCGACTTCCTCACCCGCACCGAGACGCCCGGTAATGTCTCGATGCTCCGCGCCCTGACCCACGCCGCCATTCACGGCCACATCAGCCCGGCCACCGCCCGCGCCGCCGCGCCGAATTCCCAGGACCTCGACCGCGCGCTCCGCGGCTACGTTTGA
- a CDS encoding low molecular weight protein arginine phosphatase encodes MAIEKHVLFVCTGNTCRSPMAEGLFRKAVESRADFAVGSAGVSARKGTPANPETVALLKKHGVDLKGFSSRPLSHDLLREVTHVFAMTRGHLRAMETAFPEHADKFYLTCEFAEVPGEGIGMDVPDPIGMGRRAYEEVADVLEIAIPSIIAYIDQTTKED; translated from the coding sequence ATGGCGATTGAGAAACACGTGCTCTTCGTATGCACCGGCAACACCTGCCGCAGCCCGATGGCAGAAGGACTCTTCCGGAAGGCGGTGGAATCCCGGGCGGATTTTGCGGTCGGCTCCGCCGGAGTCTCCGCCCGCAAAGGGACTCCCGCCAATCCGGAGACGGTCGCCCTGCTCAAAAAACATGGCGTGGATCTCAAGGGCTTCTCCAGCCGCCCGCTCAGCCATGACCTGCTGCGCGAGGTCACCCACGTCTTTGCCATGACCCGCGGCCATCTCCGTGCGATGGAGACGGCATTTCCCGAGCATGCGGACAAATTCTACCTCACCTGCGAATTCGCCGAAGTGCCGGGCGAGGGGATTGGGATGGATGTGCCCGATCCCATCGGCATGGGCCGCCGTGCCTATGAAGAGGTTGCGGACGTCCTGGAAATCGCGATTCCCTCCATCATCGCCTACATCGATCAGACGACGAAGGAGGATTGA
- the cdaA gene encoding diadenylate cyclase CdaA — translation MWEFVQKHAGDGVEIIILAICIYQIYRAFRATRGAQILVGLGAILVVLTLIAGIFHFEVINWLITRAAALLAFALLVIFQPELRNALAKLGSSRLFSFSSTRRVAFLERFTDAVIALSKKRIGALFAIQRSISLKTHLESGVVLDAQFSPELATSVFFPKTPLHDGGMIIADDRVAGAGCVFPVSQRELTDRSLGLRHRAGLGLAEESDAVVVIVSEETGSISICVDGAFHRNLSEKLFREKLSQIFLPSDEPDETEPDQKLDREDPVAPARDRNLVSD, via the coding sequence ATGTGGGAATTTGTTCAAAAGCACGCGGGTGACGGGGTGGAGATCATCATCCTGGCGATCTGCATTTACCAAATCTACCGGGCCTTCCGGGCAACCCGCGGGGCTCAGATTCTGGTGGGATTGGGCGCGATTCTGGTCGTGCTGACCCTTATCGCTGGGATCTTCCATTTCGAGGTCATCAACTGGCTCATCACCCGCGCGGCGGCCCTGCTGGCCTTCGCCCTGCTGGTGATCTTCCAGCCGGAACTCCGCAACGCCCTCGCGAAGCTGGGCAGCAGCCGCCTGTTCTCGTTTTCCAGCACCCGCCGGGTGGCGTTCCTCGAGCGCTTCACCGATGCCGTGATCGCGCTTTCGAAGAAGCGCATCGGCGCGTTGTTCGCCATCCAGCGCAGCATCAGCCTGAAGACCCACCTGGAGAGCGGCGTGGTGCTCGATGCCCAGTTCTCGCCGGAACTGGCCACCAGCGTCTTCTTCCCGAAAACCCCGCTGCACGATGGCGGCATGATCATCGCGGATGACCGGGTGGCGGGTGCGGGATGCGTGTTTCCGGTGAGCCAGCGGGAGCTGACGGACCGCTCACTGGGCCTGCGCCACCGCGCCGGACTCGGTCTCGCCGAGGAAAGCGATGCCGTGGTGGTGATCGTCAGCGAGGAAACCGGCAGCATTTCCATCTGTGTGGATGGTGCCTTCCACCGCAATCTCTCCGAGAAGCTGTTCCGAGAAAAACTGTCGCAAATCTTCCTGCCTTCCGACGAACCCGATGAAACTGAACCTGACCAAAAACTGGATCGCGAAGATCCTGTCGCTCCTGCTCGCGACCGCAATTTGGTTTCTGATTAG
- a CDS encoding helix-turn-helix domain-containing protein: MAEDWEEPGSRLLAAREAKGMSIADVAHRTRIPARVIEALEKDDYGSFPSPTYAKSFLAQYAEFVGIDPSRWMDFFEPVAFTGPDDVLSIVDAPEPSHHHTHHYHDASVSEPRHLRRSSGVASTVMLILLTGGVIYACVWAIPLIEKKYGGADTHVPPAPPKFIEPHAKSLPAESPATTPAGSQNDPTMTASKPASSPPGEPIPRAIVVPES, encoded by the coding sequence GTGGCAGAAGATTGGGAAGAACCAGGCAGCAGGTTGCTCGCAGCACGCGAAGCAAAGGGCATGTCCATCGCTGATGTGGCCCATCGCACGCGAATACCCGCGCGGGTCATCGAGGCTCTGGAGAAGGACGACTACGGGTCGTTCCCCAGCCCGACCTATGCGAAGAGCTTCCTGGCCCAGTATGCGGAATTCGTAGGCATCGATCCGAGCCGCTGGATGGACTTCTTCGAGCCCGTCGCCTTCACCGGCCCCGATGACGTGCTGTCCATCGTGGACGCGCCGGAACCAAGTCATCATCATACCCACCACTATCACGACGCCTCGGTCTCCGAGCCGCGCCATCTCCGCAGATCGAGTGGAGTGGCTTCCACCGTGATGCTGATCCTCCTCACCGGCGGAGTGATCTACGCCTGTGTCTGGGCCATTCCGCTCATCGAGAAGAAATACGGTGGCGCCGATACCCACGTTCCTCCGGCGCCTCCGAAGTTCATCGAGCCGCACGCCAAGTCGCTCCCGGCGGAATCCCCCGCCACCACTCCGGCGGGTTCCCAGAACGATCCCACGATGACCGCTTCCAAGCCGGCCTCATCGCCGCCCGGCGAACCCATTCCGCGCGCGATCGTCGTGCCGGAAAGCTAG
- a CDS encoding RecQ family ATP-dependent DNA helicase: protein MTESPQAPKPLVMTPHEALKRYFGFSGFLDGQESVMDEIVSGRDGLVVMPTGGGKSLCYQLPALCFGGVTLVISPLIALMKDQVDALIARGIPATMINSTVPWAEQKERLDGMRDGTYKLVYVAPERFRAESFLNAVRGANVSLFAVDEAHCLSQWGHDFRPDYLRLGKALEKLGRPQCVALTATATPVVREDIVSVLKLREPFERVSGFSRPNLSLGITAVEKAAHKDERMRAVIAAHKTGIVYCATRKKVEAVSETLASWGVKCIAYHGGLSDSERERAQEVFIQRKADVAVATNAFGMGIDRADVRFVVHYEVPGSVEAYYQEAGRAGRDGEAAVCELLFNYADTRTQEFFIDGANPTPAIIRGIYQYLLNQADKEYEVHRTLDEIAEGADVKNPMSVGSALTVLARGGYIERFDIAGRRTRGTRLLKPDVLARGLQLDEASIGEKDRRDREKLKAMVEMCYARTCRQQWILGYFGEEDARTCGGCDVCRDGGAGESRPPTAEEAMIVKKALSGVARMSRRTPEGWEGRYGRGRIVQMLCGSRSQEILSAGLDKLSTYGLLKERGTGYLNGLMRALSDAGLLETEPGEYPVVSLTATGDRVMRGDVDYRLVWPAADDGPANPGLKDHGFDGGLYSMLRDLRMKIADKEGVPPYVIFGNKTLEAFVLYRPSSEEEALKISGVGVVKAQRYLKPFLDVIKTWKRGR from the coding sequence ATGACCGAGTCCCCGCAGGCACCGAAACCCCTGGTGATGACGCCCCATGAGGCGCTGAAGCGGTATTTCGGGTTCTCCGGATTCCTGGATGGGCAGGAAAGCGTGATGGACGAGATCGTCTCCGGCCGGGACGGGCTGGTGGTGATGCCCACGGGTGGCGGCAAGTCGCTGTGCTACCAGCTTCCGGCGCTGTGCTTCGGCGGGGTTACGCTGGTGATTTCGCCGCTGATCGCGCTGATGAAGGATCAGGTGGACGCTTTGATCGCACGCGGCATTCCGGCGACGATGATCAATTCCACCGTCCCGTGGGCGGAGCAGAAGGAGCGGCTCGATGGCATGCGGGATGGCACCTACAAGCTGGTCTATGTAGCTCCGGAACGCTTCCGCGCGGAGAGCTTTTTGAATGCGGTGCGCGGCGCGAATGTCTCGCTGTTCGCGGTGGATGAGGCCCACTGCCTCAGCCAGTGGGGGCATGATTTCCGCCCGGACTATCTGCGCCTCGGCAAGGCTCTCGAAAAGCTGGGGCGGCCACAGTGCGTGGCCCTGACTGCGACGGCCACACCGGTGGTGCGCGAGGACATCGTCTCCGTGCTCAAACTGCGGGAGCCGTTCGAGCGGGTCAGCGGCTTCTCACGGCCGAACCTTTCGCTGGGCATCACGGCGGTGGAAAAGGCCGCGCACAAGGACGAGCGGATGCGCGCGGTGATTGCCGCGCACAAGACCGGCATCGTCTATTGCGCCACCCGCAAGAAAGTGGAGGCCGTCTCCGAAACTCTGGCGAGCTGGGGCGTGAAGTGCATCGCCTACCACGGTGGCCTCAGTGACTCGGAACGCGAACGCGCGCAGGAGGTTTTCATTCAGCGCAAGGCGGACGTGGCGGTGGCGACGAATGCCTTCGGCATGGGCATCGACCGTGCGGACGTGCGTTTCGTGGTCCACTACGAGGTGCCCGGCAGCGTGGAGGCCTATTATCAGGAGGCGGGCCGCGCCGGTCGTGATGGCGAGGCGGCGGTATGCGAACTGCTGTTCAACTACGCCGACACCCGCACCCAGGAGTTCTTCATCGATGGCGCGAACCCCACGCCCGCGATCATCCGCGGCATCTACCAGTATCTGCTGAACCAGGCAGACAAGGAGTACGAGGTTCATCGTACGTTGGACGAGATCGCCGAGGGCGCGGACGTGAAGAATCCGATGTCCGTGGGCAGCGCGCTGACCGTGCTGGCGCGCGGCGGCTATATCGAGCGCTTCGACATCGCCGGGCGCCGGACCCGCGGCACCCGCCTGTTGAAGCCGGACGTGCTCGCGCGCGGCCTCCAGCTTGACGAGGCGTCCATCGGCGAAAAGGACCGCCGCGATCGCGAGAAACTCAAGGCGATGGTGGAGATGTGTTACGCGCGCACCTGCCGCCAGCAGTGGATTCTCGGCTACTTCGGCGAGGAGGACGCGCGCACCTGCGGCGGTTGTGATGTCTGCCGGGATGGTGGAGCGGGGGAATCGCGGCCGCCGACGGCGGAGGAAGCGATGATCGTGAAGAAGGCGCTCAGCGGCGTGGCCCGCATGTCCCGTCGCACGCCCGAAGGCTGGGAGGGGCGCTATGGCCGTGGCCGCATTGTGCAGATGCTGTGTGGCAGCCGTTCTCAGGAAATCCTCTCCGCCGGGCTCGACAAGCTGAGCACCTACGGCCTGCTCAAGGAACGCGGCACCGGTTATCTGAACGGGCTCATGCGCGCACTGTCCGATGCCGGCCTGCTCGAAACCGAGCCCGGTGAATATCCCGTCGTTTCACTCACCGCTACCGGTGACCGCGTGATGCGCGGGGATGTGGATTACCGTCTCGTTTGGCCCGCGGCGGACGATGGCCCGGCGAATCCCGGGTTGAAGGACCACGGCTTCGATGGCGGCTTGTATTCGATGCTGCGGGATCTGCGGATGAAGATCGCGGACAAGGAAGGAGTGCCGCCGTATGTGATCTTCGGGAACAAGACCTTGGAAGCTTTCGTGCTCTATCGTCCTTCCTCGGAGGAAGAGGCGCTCAAGATTTCCGGCGTGGGCGTGGTGAAGGCACAGCGCTACCTGAAGCCGTTCCTGGATGTCATCAAGACGTGGAAGCGCGGGCGCTGA
- a CDS encoding OmpH family outer membrane protein has product MTLIRSLLAVVLAASLSGIGAAQEGKLKIATVDMQQLFKEYYRTNEAQKQINIERARIQKDNNDRLTRIRELENSLANLRKQIEDPAISDQKKQALFKDWQMQQQEGIALDRERREFLQRKNQALNETMVQRMKGILNEIRKLVEEQAKGENYDYVFDKSGLSTSQVPFLLYTKDATDITAGLLKDLNKDAPPESLKPVEELKTPDVPPADDK; this is encoded by the coding sequence ATGACTCTCATCCGTTCGCTTCTCGCGGTGGTGCTCGCCGCCTCCCTCTCCGGCATTGGTGCCGCCCAGGAAGGCAAGCTCAAGATCGCCACGGTCGACATGCAGCAGCTCTTCAAGGAGTACTACCGCACCAACGAGGCGCAGAAGCAGATCAACATCGAGCGCGCCCGGATCCAGAAGGACAACAACGACCGCCTCACCCGCATCCGCGAACTGGAAAACAGCCTCGCCAACCTGCGCAAGCAGATCGAGGACCCGGCCATTTCCGACCAGAAGAAGCAGGCGCTCTTCAAGGACTGGCAGATGCAGCAGCAGGAAGGCATCGCCCTCGACCGCGAGCGTCGCGAATTCCTCCAGCGCAAGAACCAGGCCCTGAACGAAACCATGGTCCAGCGCATGAAGGGCATCCTGAACGAAATCCGCAAGCTGGTGGAAGAGCAGGCCAAGGGTGAAAACTATGACTACGTCTTCGACAAGTCCGGCCTCAGCACCTCCCAGGTTCCCTTCCTCCTCTACACCAAGGACGCCACCGACATCACCGCCGGCCTCCTGAAGGACCTCAACAAGGACGCTCCGCCGGAAAGCCTGAAGCCTGTCGAGGAGCTCAAGACTCCGGACGTGCCCCCCGCCGACGACAAGTAA
- the lpxD gene encoding UDP-3-O-(3-hydroxymyristoyl)glucosamine N-acyltransferase: MAFALSLSELAQLTGGNIVRGGLASSYSGMAALDVAGAGDISFLGNEKYRGQFLTTAAGAVIVPLGETEGPEGTALIAVENPSLAFGAVVKHFAVSGRPFQPGIHPRAFVDPTAVLDAGKVRVHAGAVVMAGASIGDGSDIGPNVVVGEDVVIGRDCKLHANSTVRERCVLGDRVILQPGAVIGSDGYGYEFVDGRHMKIDQVGIVELGDDVEIGSNTTIDRARFGKTLVGEGSKIDNLVQLAHNVVIGKHCLVIAQTGIAGSSRLGNYVTVAAQVGMVGHVTVGDKAVLAARTGVTRSLEGGITYYGDPALPFAEGQKLRAYARRLPKLVEDVKALKKSIEAK, encoded by the coding sequence GTGGCATTCGCCCTCTCTCTTTCCGAGCTCGCCCAGCTGACCGGTGGTAACATCGTCAGGGGCGGGCTCGCTTCGTCTTACTCCGGCATGGCCGCGCTTGATGTGGCCGGAGCGGGAGACATCAGTTTCCTCGGAAACGAAAAGTACCGCGGCCAATTCCTGACGACCGCTGCGGGCGCGGTGATCGTCCCCCTCGGTGAAACCGAGGGCCCGGAAGGAACCGCCCTCATCGCGGTGGAGAATCCCTCCCTCGCATTCGGAGCCGTGGTGAAGCATTTCGCCGTTTCAGGCCGTCCTTTCCAGCCGGGGATTCATCCGCGCGCGTTTGTCGATCCGACAGCCGTGCTGGATGCCGGCAAGGTCCGTGTCCATGCGGGTGCCGTGGTGATGGCCGGGGCCTCGATTGGAGACGGCTCGGACATCGGGCCGAACGTGGTGGTGGGCGAGGACGTGGTCATCGGCCGCGATTGCAAGCTCCACGCGAACTCCACCGTCCGCGAGCGCTGCGTGCTCGGGGATCGCGTCATTCTCCAGCCCGGAGCCGTGATCGGTTCCGATGGCTACGGCTACGAATTTGTGGACGGCCGCCACATGAAGATCGATCAGGTCGGCATTGTGGAACTCGGCGACGATGTCGAGATCGGTTCCAACACCACCATCGATCGCGCCCGTTTCGGCAAGACCTTGGTGGGAGAAGGCTCCAAGATCGATAACCTGGTCCAGCTCGCCCACAATGTCGTCATCGGCAAGCATTGCCTGGTGATCGCCCAGACCGGCATCGCCGGCAGCAGCCGGCTCGGCAACTATGTTACGGTGGCCGCGCAGGTCGGCATGGTCGGACACGTCACGGTGGGGGACAAGGCGGTTCTCGCCGCCCGTACCGGCGTTACCCGGAGTTTGGAAGGTGGCATCACCTACTATGGCGATCCCGCGCTGCCATTTGCCGAGGGCCAGAAGCTCCGCGCCTACGCCCGCCGCCTGCCCAAGCTGGTGGAGGACGTGAAGGCCTTGAAGAAGTCGATCGAAGCCAAGTGA
- the sufT gene encoding putative Fe-S cluster assembly protein SufT yields MQDKILLAREVDAIQIPSGDTITLPVGTEVFITQRLGGTFTVATTQGLARISSKDGDALGLNDEEEQKKHAEAERLKDAPLEEQVWAQLKAVYDPEIPVDIVNLGLVYDCSIGQEADKTVVTVKMTLTAPGCGMGPVIAADAQSKIMTIDGIDDAKVELVWDPAWNQDMISEEGKMKLGMI; encoded by the coding sequence ATGCAAGACAAGATCCTGCTCGCCCGCGAAGTGGATGCCATCCAGATCCCGAGTGGCGACACCATCACCCTCCCCGTCGGCACGGAGGTGTTCATCACCCAGCGTCTGGGCGGCACCTTCACCGTGGCCACCACCCAGGGCCTCGCCCGCATCTCCTCCAAGGACGGCGATGCGCTGGGCCTGAATGACGAGGAAGAGCAGAAGAAACACGCTGAGGCGGAGCGACTCAAGGATGCTCCGCTCGAGGAGCAGGTCTGGGCCCAGCTCAAGGCCGTCTATGACCCGGAAATCCCGGTGGACATCGTCAATCTCGGCCTCGTTTACGACTGCTCCATCGGTCAGGAGGCCGACAAGACCGTGGTGACGGTCAAGATGACGCTCACCGCCCCGGGCTGCGGCATGGGTCCGGTCATCGCCGCGGACGCCCAGTCGAAGATCATGACCATCGACGGCATCGACGACGCCAAGGTCGAACTGGTCTGGGATCCTGCCTGGAACCAGGACATGATCTCCGAAGAAGGGAAGATGAAGCTCGGGATGATCTGA
- the panC gene encoding pantoate--beta-alanine ligase, giving the protein MQVIADPSGFRAAATSAGKPLVLVPTMGALHEGHRALIRKARELAGPGGTVAVSIFVNPIQFDRANDLAAYPKPLEADLVACEAEGADLVFTPEAGAMYHPDRSVTVTESLLSRNLCGATRPGHFDGVCTVVLKLFLLSGADSAVFGEKDFQQLAVIRRMVRDLDVLVEIIGHPTIREDDGLAMSSRNVRLLPEHRADAPRIRRSLIAARDLLGGGERPSAALLAAARAGIEDSPFARIDYLELVDAENLQPVERVERPAVLATAVFYGEVRLIDHITLRP; this is encoded by the coding sequence ATGCAAGTCATCGCCGATCCATCCGGGTTTCGCGCCGCGGCCACCTCCGCCGGAAAGCCGCTGGTGCTGGTTCCAACCATGGGAGCCCTCCATGAGGGACACCGCGCCCTGATCCGCAAGGCCCGTGAATTGGCAGGACCGGGGGGTACGGTGGCGGTCTCGATCTTCGTCAATCCGATCCAGTTCGACCGGGCCAACGATCTGGCAGCCTACCCGAAGCCACTGGAAGCGGACCTGGTCGCCTGCGAAGCCGAGGGAGCCGATCTGGTGTTCACCCCCGAGGCCGGGGCGATGTATCACCCCGACCGTTCCGTCACGGTGACGGAATCGTTGCTTTCCCGGAACCTTTGCGGAGCCACCCGGCCCGGCCATTTTGATGGAGTCTGCACCGTGGTGTTGAAGCTGTTCCTTCTTTCAGGCGCGGATTCAGCGGTCTTCGGCGAAAAGGATTTCCAACAACTCGCGGTCATCCGCCGGATGGTCCGCGATCTGGATGTACTCGTGGAAATCATCGGCCACCCCACGATCCGCGAGGACGACGGGCTGGCGATGTCCTCCCGCAACGTGCGGCTGCTGCCGGAACACCGCGCGGATGCCCCGCGCATCCGCCGCTCCCTCATCGCGGCCCGCGACCTGCTCGGCGGCGGAGAACGCCCGAGTGCCGCCCTGCTGGCAGCCGCCCGTGCGGGAATCGAGGATTCACCGTTCGCCCGGATCGACTATCTGGAGCTGGTGGACGCGGAAAACCTGCAACCGGTGGAGCGGGTGGAACGCCCCGCCGTCCTCGCCACCGCCGTATTCTACGGCGAGGTCCGCCTGATCGACCACATCACGCTGCGGCCGTAA